The Colletotrichum higginsianum IMI 349063 chromosome 2, whole genome shotgun sequence genome has a segment encoding these proteins:
- a CDS encoding Mitochondrial cytochrome c oxidase assembly factor: protein MGGLNLEVFKFGMYVMFPIGIMYYFGTNLDSRFAVPDFWPKAEHSHKIPFDRDEIKSEYVRLAKRQRAVEEMRREREAAQAAQAAQAAQNPPSNGEQS, encoded by the exons ATGGGCGGTCTTAACCTGGAAGTCTTCAAG TTCGGCATGTATGTCATGTTCCCGATTGGCATCATGTACTACTTTGGCACGAACCTCGACAGCCGGTTCGCGGTACCCGATTTCTGGCCCAAGGCGGAGCACTCGCACAAGATCCCATTCGATCGCGACGAGATCAAGTCCGAGTACGTGCGGCTGGCGAAGCGGCAGCGGGCGGTGGAGGAgatgaggagggagagggaggcggcgcaggcggcgcaggcggcgcaGGCAGCGCAGAACCCGCCTTCGAACGGGGAGCAGTCATGA